The following proteins are co-located in the Macaca thibetana thibetana isolate TM-01 chromosome 6, ASM2454274v1, whole genome shotgun sequence genome:
- the SERF1A gene encoding small EDRK-rich factor 1 isoform X4 — MARGNQRELARQKNMKKTQEISKGKRKEDSLTASQRKQSSGGQKSESKVSAGPHLPLKAPREDPCFPLPAAGGSRYYLAYGSITPISAFVFVVFFSVFFPSFYEDFCYWI, encoded by the exons ATGGCCC GTGGAAATCAACGAGAACTTGCCCGccagaaaaacatgaagaaaacccaggaaattaGCAAGGGTAAGAGAAAAGAGGATAGCCTGACTGCCTCTCAGAGAAAGCAGAG ttctggaggccagaaatctgagAGCAAGGTGTCAGCTGGGCCACACCTTCCTCTGAAGGCTCCAAGGGAGGATCCTTGCTTTCCTCTTCCAGCTGCTGGTGGCTCCAGGTATTACTTGGCTTATGGCAGTATAACTCCtatctctgcctttgtctttgtggtcttcttttctgtcttcttcccttctttttatGAGGACTTTTGCTATTGGATTTAG
- the SERF1A gene encoding small EDRK-rich factor 1 isoform X6, with protein sequence MARGNQRELARQKNMKKTQEISKGKRKEDSLTASQRKQRDSEIMQQKQKAANEKKSMQTREK encoded by the exons ATGGCCC GTGGAAATCAACGAGAACTTGCCCGccagaaaaacatgaagaaaacccaggaaattaGCAAGGGTAAGAGAAAAGAGGATAGCCTGACTGCCTCTCAGAGAAAGCAGAG GGACTCTGAGATCATGCAACAAAAGCAGAAGGCAGCTAATGAGAAGAAGTCTATGCAGACAAGAGAAAAGTGA